In Desulfopila inferna, a single window of DNA contains:
- the gatB gene encoding Asp-tRNA(Asn)/Glu-tRNA(Gln) amidotransferase subunit GatB yields MEFETVIGLEIHAQLKTDSKIFCGCSTAYGAPPNTQTCPVCLGMPGVLPVLNKKVVDFAIKMGLATDSKINLYNQFARKNYFYPDLPKGYQTTQFDLPIVEHGVVEIEVDGEKKRIGITRMHMEEDAGKLIHDEHEPLSYVDLNRTGTPLLEIVSEPDLRSPQEAAAYLKKIRAILRYLDICDGNMQEGSFRCDANISLRPMGRKEFGTRTELKNMNSFRNVESALEYEIRRQRDLLLDGEKVAQETLLWNPDKNRTEPMRGKEEAHDYRYFPCPDLVPVEIDEDWIERMRATLPELPDQRKQRFVSVYELPEYDAAILTGSRELADYFETAVQVCNSPKKVSNWIMTELLRELKGEDIAVCPVAPGQLGALLAMVEEGTISGKIAKTVFSEMMETGKDPQVVVKEKNLVQVSDEGELLAIVQEIVDANPDQAQQFREGKDKVMGFFVGQLMKKTKGKANPKMANELFHKVLKG; encoded by the coding sequence ATGGAATTTGAAACAGTTATCGGACTTGAGATACACGCCCAGCTCAAAACGGATTCAAAGATCTTCTGCGGCTGCTCCACGGCCTATGGAGCGCCGCCGAATACCCAAACCTGTCCGGTTTGCCTGGGAATGCCCGGTGTTCTCCCGGTGCTCAATAAAAAGGTCGTCGACTTTGCCATCAAGATGGGTTTGGCTACGGATTCAAAAATCAACCTGTACAATCAGTTTGCCAGGAAAAACTATTTTTATCCCGACCTGCCCAAAGGATATCAGACAACCCAGTTCGACCTGCCGATAGTCGAGCATGGCGTGGTCGAGATAGAGGTGGACGGTGAAAAAAAACGGATCGGCATCACCCGGATGCATATGGAGGAGGATGCCGGCAAATTGATCCATGACGAGCATGAGCCGCTCTCCTATGTCGATTTGAACCGCACCGGCACCCCGCTCCTGGAAATCGTCTCCGAGCCCGATCTGCGTTCGCCGCAGGAGGCGGCCGCCTACCTGAAAAAGATCCGGGCGATCCTGCGCTATCTGGATATCTGCGACGGCAATATGCAGGAAGGAAGCTTCCGCTGTGATGCCAACATTTCGCTGCGGCCCATGGGGCGCAAAGAATTCGGCACACGGACCGAACTGAAGAACATGAACTCCTTCAGGAATGTGGAAAGTGCCCTGGAATACGAAATCCGCCGCCAGCGCGATCTGCTCCTCGACGGCGAAAAGGTTGCCCAGGAGACCCTGCTGTGGAATCCCGACAAAAACCGGACGGAGCCGATGCGGGGCAAGGAGGAGGCCCACGACTATAGATATTTTCCCTGTCCCGACCTGGTCCCGGTGGAAATCGACGAAGACTGGATCGAGAGGATGCGCGCCACCTTGCCGGAGCTGCCCGATCAGCGCAAGCAGCGATTTGTCAGCGTCTATGAACTACCGGAATATGATGCCGCCATCCTTACCGGATCCCGCGAGCTGGCCGACTATTTCGAGACGGCCGTGCAGGTCTGCAACAGCCCGAAGAAAGTTTCAAACTGGATCATGACCGAACTCCTGCGCGAGTTGAAGGGGGAAGATATCGCGGTCTGCCCGGTGGCCCCCGGACAACTGGGCGCACTGCTCGCCATGGTCGAAGAGGGCACTATCAGCGGTAAAATCGCCAAAACGGTGTTCAGCGAGATGATGGAAACCGGCAAAGATCCGCAAGTGGTGGTCAAGGAGAAAAACCTGGTCCAGGTCTCCGATGAGGGAGAACTGCTTGCCATAGTGCAGGAAATTGTTGACGCCAACCCGGATCAGGCCCAGCAGTTCCGGGAGGGGAAAGACAAGGTGATGGGCTTTTTCGTCGGGCAGCTGATGAAAAAGACCAAGGGGAAGGCCAATCCGAAAATGGCCAATGAGCTTTTTCACAAGGTGTTGAAAGGCTGA
- the radC gene encoding RadC family protein: MKKEEWQKKGAGHRARLREKFLEIGAEGFSDAEVLELLLSFGTPRTDCKSPARLALKEFGTLAAVLEAPGEDLLKIPGIGPKNSFAVRFIQAVARRYLQQRLQGRKYLHSSGEVRDYLLHSMRELPREVLTVIFLDSSHAIVATEVMAEGTVNVNTIYPREIVKRALEVNAAALIVAHNHPSGSLQPSPQDMHLTRTLSLLCSMMQITLLDHFIIGDGSYSFADKGLMATIREDVDQTIKETLAAGRN, from the coding sequence TTGAAGAAAGAAGAGTGGCAGAAAAAGGGAGCCGGCCACAGGGCCAGGCTGCGCGAAAAGTTTCTGGAGATTGGCGCCGAGGGCTTCAGCGATGCCGAAGTGCTGGAGCTGCTGCTCTCCTTCGGCACCCCGCGAACCGACTGCAAATCTCCGGCCAGGCTGGCCCTGAAGGAGTTCGGCACCCTTGCCGCCGTTTTGGAGGCGCCGGGGGAGGATCTTCTTAAAATTCCCGGTATCGGCCCTAAAAACAGTTTTGCCGTCCGTTTCATTCAGGCGGTCGCCAGAAGATATCTGCAGCAGCGTCTGCAGGGCCGCAAATATCTGCACTCCTCCGGAGAGGTCCGGGACTATCTGCTCCATTCCATGCGGGAGTTGCCCCGCGAGGTGCTGACCGTTATCTTCCTCGACTCGTCGCATGCCATTGTCGCCACAGAGGTGATGGCCGAGGGGACGGTCAACGTCAATACCATCTATCCGCGGGAGATAGTCAAGCGGGCTCTGGAAGTCAACGCCGCCGCCCTTATCGTTGCCCACAATCACCCTTCCGGCTCACTGCAGCCCTCGCCCCAGGACATGCATCTGACCCGCACGCTTTCCCTGCTTTGCTCGATGATGCAGATAACTCTCCTTGATCACTTCATCATCGGAGACGGCTCCTACAGTTTTGCCGATAAAGGCCTTATGGCCACCATTCGGGAGGATGTCGATCAAACCATCAAAGAAACTCTCGCGGCGGGGAGGAACTGA
- the hemW gene encoding radical SAM family heme chaperone HemW: MASLYIHIPFCLAKCEYCSFSSFTGMEHLFSRYVKAVKKEIVDLSFSEKTGILDTIFFGGGTPSLLPVDHIGEILSCCREFPGIGDGAEISLEANPKTLDFMKLLQLRQAGINRISIGVQSFIDSELNLLGRLHSAQDSWDCIRDATGAGFANISLDLMYGVPGQTPERWRWNVETALSLNLPHVSLYQLTIEEDTPFAVRYGRGNLSLPEEDEVLLMDEISFDLCKEAGLEQYEISNFAMPGFECRHNINYWNNLEYLAVGAGSVGFQQGCRSRNISQPLRYCQAVESGETTTEESEKLTPEESFRESVVMGLRMVKGVSYRALFERYGIHLPKYYGEILTPLLEGGYVEYTDTHFRLTDKGRPLANQILSELV, from the coding sequence ATGGCCTCTTTATATATCCATATACCCTTCTGTCTGGCCAAGTGCGAGTATTGTTCCTTTAGTTCCTTTACCGGCATGGAGCATCTTTTCTCACGCTATGTCAAAGCCGTCAAAAAGGAGATAGTCGATCTTTCTTTTTCCGAAAAGACCGGCATCCTCGATACCATCTTTTTCGGCGGCGGCACTCCTTCACTTTTGCCGGTCGATCATATTGGCGAAATTCTTTCCTGCTGCCGGGAATTTCCGGGTATAGGAGACGGGGCGGAAATATCTCTGGAGGCCAATCCCAAGACCCTGGACTTTATGAAGCTTCTTCAGCTGCGTCAGGCCGGCATAAACAGGATTTCCATTGGAGTACAGTCATTTATCGACAGCGAGCTGAATCTTTTGGGGCGTCTGCATAGCGCACAGGACAGCTGGGACTGTATACGGGATGCAACCGGGGCCGGTTTTGCCAATATCAGCCTGGATTTGATGTACGGCGTTCCCGGACAGACTCCGGAGCGCTGGCGCTGGAACGTAGAAACCGCGTTGTCGTTGAACCTTCCCCACGTCTCCCTCTATCAGCTGACCATCGAGGAGGATACTCCCTTTGCCGTGCGTTATGGCCGGGGCAATCTGAGCCTGCCGGAAGAAGACGAGGTACTGCTGATGGATGAAATTTCATTTGATCTCTGTAAAGAGGCGGGGCTGGAACAGTATGAAATCTCCAACTTTGCCATGCCCGGTTTCGAATGCCGTCACAATATCAATTATTGGAATAATCTCGAATATCTTGCCGTCGGTGCGGGAAGCGTCGGTTTTCAGCAGGGCTGCCGCTCGAGAAATATTTCCCAGCCGCTACGCTATTGCCAGGCGGTGGAGAGCGGCGAGACCACCACCGAGGAAAGCGAGAAATTGACCCCTGAAGAGTCTTTTCGGGAAAGTGTGGTTATGGGCCTGCGGATGGTCAAGGGTGTTTCATATAGGGCCCTTTTCGAGCGATACGGCATTCATTTGCCGAAGTATTATGGTGAAATTCTCACCCCGCTTCTTGAAGGAGGGTATGTAGAGTACACCGATACCCATTTTCGCCTGACCGATAAGGGGAGACCTTTGGCTAATCAAATCCTCTCCGAGCTGGTATAA
- a CDS encoding MFS transporter translates to MQRTLQTNIYGLYLIKLSKWFMLIMPIVALYYTENGLDAYDIYLLQAIYSVSVAVLEIPSGYMADIIGRKKSLVMGSILGTLGFVLYSLSHDFTGFLLAEITLGLGGSFISGSDSALLYDSLASMKKEHRYLRLEGRITSLGNFAETTAALCGGLLAAAISYRFVYASQAVIAAIAIPASLMLIEPPREKITSTPGIRHILRVCRESLFVNLELSSTLLLSAIIGTSTLCMAWTAQVYFVYMGLTEELITPLWVALNLTVAVVAAFASRVVEKMGKRQAILSIVLFIPASYIALGMVQLIPAVIVLLIFYAIRGYATPLLKDLTNSHCRSETRATVLSIRNMIIRFGFALLGPFIGSLSAGYSLSFALKSSGVVLLILSGAAAWFVFHMLGDDFKES, encoded by the coding sequence ATGCAACGAACACTGCAGACAAATATCTATGGACTTTACCTGATCAAGCTATCCAAATGGTTTATGCTGATCATGCCGATCGTGGCCCTGTATTACACGGAAAACGGCCTTGATGCCTATGACATCTATCTCCTCCAGGCGATCTATTCGGTCAGCGTCGCGGTTCTCGAGATACCCTCGGGTTACATGGCCGATATAATCGGGCGGAAAAAATCGCTGGTAATGGGCAGCATCCTGGGAACCCTGGGATTTGTCCTCTATTCTCTTTCTCACGACTTCACCGGTTTTCTGCTGGCCGAAATCACCCTTGGCCTGGGGGGCAGCTTTATTTCGGGCTCCGATTCGGCACTGCTCTACGACAGCCTGGCCTCCATGAAAAAAGAACATAGATATTTGCGGCTGGAGGGAAGGATCACCTCGCTGGGAAATTTTGCGGAAACCACCGCGGCACTCTGCGGCGGCCTGCTCGCCGCTGCGATCAGCTACCGCTTTGTCTATGCCTCCCAGGCGGTAATTGCCGCAATTGCCATTCCCGCCTCCCTGATGCTGATAGAGCCGCCCCGGGAAAAAATAACCTCGACTCCGGGAATCAGGCATATTTTAAGGGTGTGCAGGGAAAGCCTGTTCGTCAACTTAGAGTTAAGCTCAACCCTGCTGCTCTCCGCCATTATCGGTACCTCGACGCTCTGCATGGCCTGGACGGCTCAGGTTTATTTCGTCTATATGGGACTAACCGAGGAGCTGATTACCCCGTTATGGGTTGCCTTGAATCTCACCGTGGCCGTTGTGGCGGCATTTGCCTCAAGGGTTGTTGAAAAAATGGGAAAAAGGCAGGCAATACTTAGCATAGTTCTCTTTATTCCGGCATCGTATATTGCTCTGGGGATGGTCCAGCTCATCCCGGCAGTGATAGTGCTGTTGATATTTTATGCCATCCGGGGTTATGCAACACCGCTCTTAAAGGATCTGACCAACAGCCATTGCCGCTCTGAGACGCGGGCAACGGTCCTGTCGATCCGCAATATGATAATCCGTTTCGGCTTTGCCCTGCTCGGGCCCTTTATCGGCAGTCTCTCCGCGGGCTACAGCCTATCCTTTGCCTTAAAGTCGAGCGGCGTAGTGCTTTTGATCCTCTCCGGAGCAGCAGCCTGGTTTGTTTTTCATATGCTCGGCGATGATTTTAAAGAATCCTAA
- the speB gene encoding agmatinase, with protein sequence MSKINFHGDDVAFSPPHKALFHILPVPLEKTVSYLGGTQHGPQALLEASCQLELFDGKSIPAEYGIYTADPLDCSPTIEKVLNDLQEKVSSTLEHRGIPIVLGGEHSLSLACVKGLKQHSDDFGVIQFDAHADLRNSYDGSLHSHASVMRRIYEEDIPICQIGTRSYCLEEHLLRRENNIFFCDAETIWQKGIEAVSLPADFPEKIYITFDVDCFDTSLMPATGTPVPGGLHWHQVTEILRSLFRDRLCLGFDLVELSPQTGMHGATFTVAQLAYNMMGYLVRSAKNKTYYSLSDVP encoded by the coding sequence ATGAGTAAAATCAACTTCCATGGCGATGATGTCGCTTTTTCTCCGCCTCATAAGGCACTTTTTCATATCCTGCCGGTGCCGCTCGAAAAAACGGTATCATATCTGGGTGGAACGCAGCATGGCCCCCAGGCCTTGCTGGAGGCCTCCTGCCAGTTGGAGCTCTTCGACGGAAAATCGATTCCCGCGGAATACGGTATTTATACCGCCGATCCTCTGGACTGTTCTCCCACCATCGAAAAGGTCCTGAACGACCTGCAAGAGAAGGTAAGCAGCACCCTGGAGCATCGCGGCATCCCGATTGTTCTCGGCGGTGAGCATAGTCTCTCCCTGGCTTGTGTCAAAGGCCTCAAGCAGCACAGTGACGATTTCGGCGTCATCCAGTTCGATGCCCATGCCGATTTGAGAAACAGCTACGACGGCAGTCTGCATAGCCACGCCTCCGTCATGCGCCGTATCTACGAGGAAGACATTCCCATCTGTCAGATAGGCACCCGCAGCTACTGCCTGGAAGAACACCTGCTGCGCCGGGAGAACAACATATTCTTTTGCGATGCCGAAACCATCTGGCAGAAGGGTATCGAAGCCGTAAGTCTTCCCGCCGACTTCCCGGAAAAGATCTACATCACCTTCGACGTCGACTGTTTCGACACCTCACTCATGCCTGCCACCGGCACCCCTGTTCCGGGCGGATTGCACTGGCATCAGGTCACGGAAATCCTCCGCTCTCTCTTCAGGGATCGTCTCTGTCTGGGTTTCGACCTCGTTGAACTGTCGCCGCAAACGGGCATGCACGGTGCGACCTTCACCGTAGCTCAACTGGCCTATAACATGATGGGATATCTGGTGCGCAGCGCAAAAAACAAAACCTATTATTCCCTTAGTGATGTCCCTTAA
- the nspC gene encoding carboxynorspermidine decarboxylase, translated as MTTTIYTNDACPADIAGRVETPSYLISEDIIRENCAILEEVQRRSGARILLALKAFALPALFPLIGRSLQGVCASGPIEARLGREDFKKEVHTYSPAYSDDQMERVIHYSDHILFNSISQWNRHKAAIAGSGKDIEVGLRVNPGYSEVATALYNPCLPGSRFGIQPADLENIDLKGISGLHFHAMCEQNADVLVRILERFEERFGRYIDQLKWVNFGGGHHITRSDYDLDLLCRTITDFKNRHQVEVYLEPGEAVVLNGGFFVTSVLDIMHNGMDIAILDSSAETHLPDILAMPYQAEIPDSGQPQELPHTYRLGGISCLAGDIIGDYSFAQPLARGDRLVMTDMALYTFVKNTTFNGVELPSIYTYSLKKGTLERIRKFGYEDYRSRLA; from the coding sequence ATGACGACCACGATTTATACCAATGATGCATGTCCCGCCGATATCGCCGGCCGGGTTGAAACCCCCAGCTACCTTATCAGCGAGGATATAATCAGGGAGAACTGCGCCATTCTCGAGGAAGTGCAGCGCCGCAGCGGGGCCAGGATACTCCTGGCCCTCAAGGCCTTCGCCCTGCCCGCCCTTTTTCCCCTGATCGGCAGGAGTCTCCAGGGAGTCTGCGCCAGCGGTCCTATTGAGGCGCGACTGGGCCGCGAGGATTTCAAAAAAGAAGTACACACCTACTCCCCTGCTTATTCTGATGACCAGATGGAGAGGGTTATTCACTACTCCGACCACATCCTCTTCAACTCCATCTCCCAATGGAACAGACATAAAGCAGCCATTGCCGGAAGCGGCAAAGACATAGAAGTCGGACTCCGGGTAAATCCGGGATACAGCGAAGTGGCTACCGCTCTCTACAACCCCTGTCTGCCGGGATCCAGGTTCGGCATTCAACCAGCCGATCTGGAGAATATCGATCTAAAGGGTATCAGCGGTCTCCATTTTCACGCCATGTGCGAGCAGAACGCCGATGTTCTGGTCAGGATACTGGAGCGCTTCGAAGAAAGATTCGGCCGCTATATCGATCAGCTCAAATGGGTCAATTTCGGCGGCGGTCATCATATAACCAGAAGCGATTACGATCTCGATCTTCTCTGCCGCACCATCACCGACTTTAAAAACAGGCACCAGGTCGAGGTCTATCTCGAGCCGGGCGAGGCGGTGGTTCTCAACGGCGGCTTCTTTGTGACCTCGGTTCTGGATATTATGCACAACGGCATGGATATCGCCATCCTTGACAGTTCAGCGGAAACACATCTTCCCGACATTCTGGCCATGCCTTACCAGGCGGAAATCCCGGACAGCGGCCAACCACAGGAACTGCCTCATACCTATCGTCTTGGCGGCATCTCCTGTCTTGCCGGAGATATCATCGGGGACTACTCCTTTGCCCAACCCCTGGCCCGCGGCGACAGGCTGGTCATGACCGACATGGCACTTTACACCTTTGTCAAAAACACTACCTTCAACGGTGTCGAACTTCCCTCCATCTATACCTATTCCCTGAAGAAAGGTACCCTGGAGCGTATTCGTAAATTTGGATATGAAGATTACCGGAGCCGGCTCGCATGA
- a CDS encoding saccharopine dehydrogenase family protein, with product MSRVLIIGAGGVGNVVAKKCAQLSEIFTHITLASRTLHKCDAIAVEVKENYGVDINTIQVDADHVSELIWVIEHVKPELVINVALPYQDLSIMEACLETNTNYLDTANYEPPDSAHFEYSHQWAYHEKFKEKGLMALLGCGFDPGVTNIFCAYAQKNLFDSIETIDILDCNAGDHGHPFATNFNPEINIREVTQVVRHWRNGDWVETPPILEDDCVHFTFDYPEAGPKESYLLYHEEMESLVRHIKGLKQIRFWMTFSEPYITHLKVLENVGMTRIDEVEYEGHKIVPLRFLKALLPDPGSLAANYTGKTVIGCVLRGEKGGEKQQKYIYNVCDHHEAFTEVQSQAVSYTTGVPAMIGAMLMVRGDWMGEGVFNVEQLDPDPFMDALNIYGLPWQVVDFQGKLP from the coding sequence ATGTCACGAGTTTTGATCATCGGTGCCGGCGGGGTGGGGAATGTTGTTGCCAAAAAATGTGCCCAGCTCTCCGAGATTTTCACCCACATAACCCTGGCGAGCAGGACATTGCATAAATGTGACGCCATCGCCGTGGAAGTCAAGGAAAACTACGGCGTTGACATCAACACCATACAGGTGGACGCCGACCATGTCTCCGAACTTATCTGGGTTATCGAGCACGTCAAACCCGAACTGGTAATCAATGTTGCCCTGCCCTACCAGGATTTGAGCATCATGGAGGCCTGTCTTGAAACCAACACCAACTATCTCGACACCGCCAACTACGAGCCCCCGGATTCGGCGCATTTTGAATACAGCCATCAGTGGGCCTACCATGAGAAATTCAAGGAAAAAGGGCTGATGGCACTGCTCGGCTGTGGATTTGATCCGGGAGTGACCAATATCTTCTGCGCCTATGCCCAAAAAAATCTGTTCGATTCCATCGAGACCATCGACATTCTTGACTGCAACGCAGGCGACCACGGCCATCCTTTCGCCACAAACTTCAATCCCGAGATCAATATTCGTGAAGTGACCCAGGTGGTGCGGCACTGGCGCAATGGTGACTGGGTGGAAACACCGCCTATCCTCGAAGACGACTGCGTTCATTTCACCTTCGATTATCCGGAGGCGGGCCCAAAGGAGAGCTACCTTCTCTATCATGAAGAGATGGAATCCCTGGTCAGGCACATCAAGGGGCTGAAGCAGATCAGATTCTGGATGACCTTCTCCGAGCCCTATATTACCCATCTCAAGGTTCTTGAAAATGTCGGCATGACCCGCATTGACGAAGTGGAATACGAGGGCCATAAAATCGTGCCGCTGCGTTTTCTCAAGGCGCTGCTGCCGGATCCCGGATCACTGGCTGCCAACTACACCGGCAAGACCGTGATCGGCTGCGTCCTCCGGGGCGAGAAAGGCGGGGAGAAGCAGCAGAAATACATCTATAACGTCTGTGACCACCACGAGGCCTTCACCGAGGTGCAGTCCCAGGCGGTCTCCTACACCACCGGCGTGCCTGCAATGATCGGAGCCATGCTCATGGTCAGAGGGGACTGGATGGGAGAGGGGGTCTTCAATGTCGAACAGCTCGATCCCGATCCTTTTATGGATGCGCTGAACATCTACGGGCTTCCCTGGCAGGTGGTCGATTTCCAAGGCAAGCTTCCCTGA